Part of the Aquamicrobium lusatiense genome is shown below.
CCGCCATTTCATGGAAAAGGAAATCCATGAGCAGCCGGAAGTGATCTCGCACACGCTGGCGCATTATCTCGACTTCGCCAACGGCACCGCCAGGGATCTCGACCTGCCGTTCGACTTCAACGCCATCGACCGGCTTGCCATCTCGGCCTGCGGCACGGCCTATCTTGCCGGTCTCGTCGGCAAATACTGGTTCGAGCGCTATGCGCGGCTGCCGGTGGATATCGATATCGCCTCGGAGTTTCGCTACCGAGAAATGCCGCTGTCGGCGCGCGATGCGGCGCTCTTCATTTCCCAGTCGGGCGAAACCGCCGATACGCTGGCCTCGCTGCGTTATTGCCGCAAGGCCGGCATGAGCATCGGCGCCGTCGTCAATGTGCGGGAATCAACCATCGCGCGCGAATCGGACGTGGTGCTGCCGACGCTGGCCGGCCCCGAGATCGGCGTCGCCTCCACCAAGGCCTTCACCTGCCAGCTTTCGGTGCTGGCCTCACTGGCCGTCCGCGCCGCTGCCGATCGCGGCAAGGTCTCGGCCGAGGAGGAAAAGGCGCTGGTGCGCGCGCTTTCTGAAACGCCGCGCTACACCAATCAGGTTCTCCAGAAGGTCGAGCACCAGATCGAGAAACTGGCGCGCGAACTGTCTCACTACAAGCATGTGCTCTATCTCGGCCGCGACACCAATTTCCCGCTGGCCATGGAAGGAGCGCTGAAGCTCAAGGAAATCTCCTACATCCATGCCGAGGGCTACGCGGCCGGCGAGCTGAAGCACGGCCCCATCGCCCTCATCGACGAAAAGATGCCGGTGGTGGTGATCGCGCCGCATGACCGCATCTTCGAAAAGACGGTCTCCAACATGCAGGAGGTCGCCGCGCGGGGCGGCAGGATCATCCTCATTACCGACGCAAAAGGCGCGGCCAACGCCACGGTGGAAACGATGGAGACCATCGTGCTGCCGGATGTGCCGGAGATCATCTCGCCGATCGTCTATGCGGTGCCGATCCAGTTGCTGGCCTATTACACGGCCGTGTTCATGGGGACCGACGTCGACCAGCCGCGCAACCTCGCCAAGTCGGTTACGGTGGAATAGGATTCTGCATCGGCTGGCCGGCAAGTTCGGTGTTCCAAAGCAGCTTTCACTCGCTTAATGTTGCGGCGCAACGAAGCGGGTGAGCATGTCGGACATTATCAGAACATCGGCAATGACACGGCTCAGGAACTATTTCCTGACCGGATTTATCGTCTGCGCCCCGCTGGCGATCACCGCCTATCTGACATGGTCGTTCGTGGGCTGGGTCGATTCATGGGTGAAGCCCTATATTCCGACCCGCTACAGTCCCGACACCTATCTGCCCTTCGCGGTGCCCGGCTTCGGGCTCATCGTGGCGCTGGTGCTCATCACGCTGATCGGCTTTCTTGCCGCCAACATCGTCGGCCGCGCCATCGTCAATTTCGGCGAGCGGCTGCTTGGCCGCATGCCTCTGGTGCGCGGCATCTATCGCTCGCTGAAGCAGATTTTCGAAACGGTGCTATCCAACCACGGCGACATGTTCAAGCATGTCGGCATGGTCGAATATCCGCGCAAGGACGTGTGGTCGCTGGTGTTCCTGTCCGGTGAGAAGGAAACAGAGATCAACGAGAAGCTTGATGTCGAGGGCGATCCGCTGATCGGCGTGTTCATGCCTTGCACACCCAACCCGACCACCGGCTTCCTGATGTATGTGCGCAAGTCCGAGATCGTCATGCTGGACATGACGATCGAGGAAGGCGCGCGCCTGATCGTTTCGGCCGGTCTCGTCGCGCCAAAGGTGAAGCGCAAGCGCGGCCCCGAGGCGGAAGCGGTCAGCATCGCCAATCCGAAGCTGGAAGAGGTTCAGCCGGCGCGCAGCAAGCGCACCGCCTCGTCCTTGCCGAACACATAAAGCAGAAGCCTGAGAGCTTCGCCGCGCGGGGTCTGCAGTTCGGGATCTGTGGCGAGGATCAGCCGGGCATCGTCGCGCGCGGCTTCGAGCAGGTCGGCATGGGTGTCGATCCGCGCGATCCGGAACCCCGGCGTGCCCGACTGGCGGGTGCCGAGCAATTCCCCTTCGCCGCGCAATTTCAGGTCTTCCTCGGCAATGAGGAAGCCGTCTTCCGTCTCGCGCATCACCGAAAGCCGGCGTTTGGCCGTTTCCCCCAGCGGGTCCTTGTAGAGAAGCACGCAGGAAGAAGGCTTCGATCCGCGCCCCACGCGCCCGCGTAGCTGGTGAAGCTGGGCAAGGCCGAAGCGCTCGGCGTGCTCGATGACGATGATGGTGGCGTCGGGCACGTCGACGCCCACCTCGATCACCGTGGTGGCGATCAGAACCCGCGTCTCGCCATCCTTGAAGGCGCGCATCGCCTCGTCCTTTTCCGCACCCTTCATGCGGCCGTGGACAAGGCCGACACGGTCGCCGAAAACAGGCTGAAGGGAAGCGAAGCGGTCTTCCGCCGACATCAGCTTCACCTCTTCCGATTCCTCGACCAACGGGCAGATCCAGTAGACTTTCTGGCCCTCCGCGACCGCATCGCGGATGCGCCCGACCAGCTCCGAAAGCCGCTCCAGCGGGAGGGTCACGGTGCGGATCGGCTGGCGGCCTGCCGGTTTCTCGGTGAGACGCGAGACGTCCATGTCGCCGAAGGCGGTCAGCACCAGCGTGCGCGGAATGGGCGTCGCCGTCATCACCAGCATGTCGGGCGCATCGCCCTTGGCCGTCATCGCCAGCCGCTGATGCACGCCGAAACGGTGCTGCTCATCGACCACGGCCAGCACGAGGTTGTTGAAGCTCACGCTCTCCTGAAACAGCGCATGAGTGCCGATGACCATGTTGATGCCGCCATCGGCCAGTCCTTCAAGCACCTCCCTGCGCTCACGGCCCTTTTCGCGGCCGGTCAGCACGGCGACCTGCAGCCCGACGCGTTCTGCCAGCGGCGCGATGGTGGCGAAATGCTGGCGCGCGAGGATTTCCGTCGGCGCCATCAGCGCCGCCTGTCCGCCGGCCTCTACAGCGCGCGCCATGGCCAGCAGCGCGACGACAGTCTTGCCGGAGCCCACGTCGCCCTGAAGCAGGCGCAGCATGCGCTCGGGCTCGGCCAGATCGGCATGGATTTCGGCAAGTGCGGCTTCCTGCGCGCCGGTCAGCGCATAGGGCAGGGCGGCCCGCAATGCCTGCACCAGCCGCCCGTCGCCGGTGAGCGGACGGCCCGAGAGCTTGCGGACGCGCGCCCGCACAAGTGCGAGAGAAACCTGCCCGGCCAGAAACTCGTCATAGGCAAGCCTGCGCCAGGCGGAGCTGTCAGGCGCGGCGTCTATCGGCGAGTCCGGGTTGTGGATGCGCTCCAGCGCTGCGTGGAAGCCGGGGAAGGACTGGCGGCGCAGGAAGGGGGCGTCCTGCCATTCCGGCATTGCCGGCACGCGCTCCAGCGCCTGCCCGATGGCACGGCGCAGCACCTTGCCCGACAGACCGGCGGTGAGCGGATAGACCGGCTCGACCAGCGGCAGGCCGGCGGCATCCTCCGCAAGCGCGATGTGATCGGGATGCACCATGGAGGGGCGGCCGTTGAACCACTCCATGCGCCCGGAAACGATCACCTGCGCGCCTTCCGGCAGCTGCTTTTCCAGATAAGCGGCATGGGCGTGAAAGAAGGTCAGGGTGATGTCGCTGGTGTCGTCATGGGCATAGACCCGGTAGGGCACCGAACGGTTGCCGCGCGGCGGCGGCTGGTGTCCGTCGACGGTGAGATCAAGCGTAACGATGGCGCCGGGAGCCGCATTGGCGATGCCCGGCCGGCTGCGCCGGTCGATCACCGAGTTCGGCAGCACGAACAGCAGATCGGCCGCCCGCGCTTCACGGTCGCCGGGATCGACCGGCAGCACGCGTTCGATCAGCGCCGCCACCTTGGGGCCGACGCCGGCCAGCGACGTGATGGGCGCAAACAGCGGATCGAGCAGGGAAGGGCGCATGCGCGCAGATTAGAAACTCCGCTCCGCGTTGCAAGGCTGACACCGCCTTCTATCCACGCTATATGCGCCACAACCTGAAAAAGGAGCTGCCATGACCGGAACGACGAGAACAAGCGAAGGGCTGGATACCCGCCGTCGCAAGCTGCTGTTTCGCTCCTGGCATCGCGGCATGCGCGAGATGGATCTGATCCTCGGCAGCTTCGCCGATGCGGAAATCGAACGAATGAGCGAAGACGAACTTGACCAGTTCGAGCGGCTGCTGGAAATCAACGATACCGAGCTGCTGCCATGGATCACCGGCCAGACGCAGATCCCGACCGGTATCGATCTGCCCCTGCTGGAGCGTGTTCTGGAATGGCGCGGCAGGGTTGCGTCCCTGACCGTCTGAACTATCTGAGTTTCGCACGCCGCAACCATTCCCCCGGACAAAGTCGCAAGCCATGAGCCTCATCCCGAAAATCGGCCTGCCAAAAGGCAGCATCGGTTCCTTCGTCATCGATGGCGTGGCCGATGGCTATGAGGCGTTCGCGCTGGCGCAGGTCGCCCGTGAAATCGCGCCGGACCGTCCACTGGTCTTCGTTGCCCGCGACGGCCAGCGCCTGCCGGCCATCGTCGAGGCGCTGGCTTTTGCCGATCCCGGCCTGCCGGTTCTGGAGCTGCCGGCATGGGATTGCCTGCCGTATGACCGCGTATCACCGGGTTCGGATGCCGCTGCACGACGGCTGGATGCGCTTTCCGCCATGGCCGCGCTCGGCAAGAATCCGCACCGGGCCGTCATTCTCACCACCGCCAACGCCCTGTTGCAGCGCGTGCCCCCGGCCGAATTGATCGAAGCGCAGACCTTCAGTGCGAAGCCGGGCAATCAGGTCGATATGGACAAGCTGGCCAGACGGCTGGAAATGTCCGGCTTCGAGCGTGTCGCGACCGTGCGGGAGGTGGGAGAGTTCGCCGTGCGCGGCGGCATCCTCGACCTGTTCGCGCCGGGTGCGGAAGAGGCGCTGCGTCTTGATTTCTTCGGCGACACGCTGGAATCGATCCGTGCCTTCGATGTGGCCAGCCAGCGCACCACCGGCCAGCGCAACGCGCTGACCCTGCAGGCGATGAGCGAGGTTGCCCTTACACCGGAGACGATCAGCCGCTTCCGCCGCGCCTATATCGAAGCCTTCGGCGCGCCCTCGCGCGACGATGCGCTGTATGCGGCGGTGAGCGAAGGCCGCCGTTTCGCCGGCATGGAGCACTGGCTGCCCTTTTTCTATGAGCAGCTCGATACCGTGTTCGACTATCTGCCGGATGCGCCGGTCGTCTTCGATCATCTGGCTCATGAAGCGCTGTCGGAGCGCCACGTGCTGATCCTCGATCATTACGAATCGCGAAAACAGCAATCCGAAGGCGCGCTGAAGGATGCGGTGCCCTACAAGCCGGTGGCGCCGCAGCTGCTTTACCTGTCGCCGGACGAGGTGAAGGCGGCGACCGGCGCGCGTACGGCAATCGAGTTCACGCCTTTCACCGCACCCGAGGCGGGCGACAGAAAGGTGTTCCATGCGGGCGCGAGGGCCGGCCGCAGCTTTGCCGAGGAACGCGCCGACCCAAACGCCAATGTTTTCACCGAGGCGGTGAAGCATGTTGCCGACGAGCGCGCCGCCGGTCGCCGTGTCGTCATCGCAGGCTGGACGGAAGGGTCGCTCGACCGGCTGGGGCAGATTCTGGCCGAGCATCACCTCGGCAATCTCAAGCGCGTCGCCACGCTGGCCGAAACTGAAAAGCTCGAAAAAGGGCAGGCGGCGCTGGCCGTGCTGCAACTTGAAACCGGCTTCGAGACCGACGGCATGGTCGTCGTGGCCGAGCAGGACATTCTCGGCGACCGGCTGGTGCGCCGCTCCAAGAAGCGCAAGCGCGCCGCCGATTTCATTTCCGAAGCCGCTTCTCTGTCGGCCGGCGACATCGTCGTTCATGCCGATCACGGCATTGGCCGTTTCATCGGCCTGAAGACCATTCAGGCGGTCGGCGCGCCGCATGACTGCCTTGAAATCCACTATGCCGGCGATGACCGCCTGTTCCTGCCGGTGGAGAACATCGAGCTTCTGTCGCGCTATGGCTCGGATTCGGCCGAGGCGCCACTGGACAAGCTCGGCGGCGGCGCCTGGCAGGCCCGCAAGGCCCGGCTGAAAAAGCGCCTGCTCGACATGGCCGGCGACCTCATTCGCATCGCGGCCGAGCGTCAGATGCGCGCAGCGCCCACCATGATCCCGGCCGAGGGCATCTATGGCGAGTTTGCCGCGCGCTTCCCTTATGAGGAAACCGACGACCAGCAAAGCGCCATCGATGCGGTGACGGAAGACCTGTCGGCAGGGCGGCCCATGGACCGTCTGATCTGCGGCGACGTCGGCTTCGGCAAGACCGAGGTGGCGTTGCGGGCCGCTTTCATCGCTGCCATGGAAGGCTTTCAGGTCGCGGTCGTGGTGCCGACAACGCTCCTGTCGCGCCAGCATTACAAGACCTTCTCGCAGCGCTTCGCCGGCCTTCCGGTGAGGGTGCGGCAGGCCTCGCGGCTGGTCGGCACGAAGGAACTGGCGGAAACGAAGAAGGGGCTGGAAGACGGCACCGTCGATATCGTCGTCGGCACCCATGCGCTGCTGGGTTCTTCGATAAAGTTCCGCAATCTCGGCCTGCTGATCGTCGACGAGGAGCAGCATTTCGGCGTCAAGCACAAGGAGCGGCTGAAAGAGCTGAAGAGCGACGTGCATGTGCTGACGCTCTCGGCCACCCCGATCCCGCGCACCCTGCAACTGGCGTTGACGGGCGTGCGCGAACTGTCGCTGATCGCCACGCCGCCTGTCGACCGCATGGCGGTGCGCACCTTCATCTCGCCCTTCGATCCGCTGGTCATCCGCGAAACCCTGCTGCGCGAGCGCTATCGCGGCGGCCAGAGTTTTTACGTCGTGCCGCGCATCAGCGATCTTTCCGAGATCGAGGAATTCCTGAAGGCGGAAGTGCCGGAACTGAAGGTGGCGGTGGCCCACGGCCAGATGCCGCCCGGCCGGCTCGACGACATCATGAACGCCTTCTACGAGGGCCAGTATGATGTGCTGTTGTCCACCACCATCGTGGAATCCGGTCTCGATATTCCGACCGCCAACACCATGGTCGTCCACCGCGCCGACATGTTCGGCCTCGCTCAGCTCTATCAGCTTCGCGGCCGGGTCGGCCGCTCCAAGGTACGCGCCTATGCGCTGTTCACGCTGCCGGCCAAGCGCAAGCTGACCGATACGGCGGACCGTCGCCTGAAGGTGCTGCAATCGCTGGATTCGCTGGGCGCAGGCTTCCAGCTGGCCAGTCACGACCTCGATATTCGCGGTGCCGGAAACCTTCTGGGCGAGGAGCAGTCGGGCCACATCAAGGAGGTCGGCTTCGAGCTTTACCAGCAGATGCTGGAGGAGGCCGTGGCCGAGGTGAAGGATTCGGGCAGCGTCGCGGCAGACACCGGCTGGTCGCCGCAGATTGCAGTCGGCACGGCTGTGATGATCCCCGAAAGCTATGTACCCGACCTGCAATTGCGTCTGGCGCTTTATCGCCGCCTTGGCGATCTGGAGACGCCGGAAGAAATCGACGCCTTCGGGGCCGAACTCATCGACCGTTTCGGCGCTCTGCCCGACGAGGTGAAGCACCTCCTGAAGATCGTCTTTATCAAGGCGCTCTGCCGCAAGGCCAATGTCGAAAAACTCGATGCGGGACCGAAGGGCGTGGTCATCCAGTTTCGCAACAAGCAGTTCTCCAATCCGGCCGGACTGGTGCAGTTCATCGGCGAACAGGGCATTCTGGCGAAGATCAGGCCCGATCAGAGTGTGGTCTTCATCCGTGACTGGCCGAACGCCGACAAGCGTCTGGCGGGTTCGGCGGTGCTGATGACCCAGCTTGCAAAACTGGCCGCTGCCTGAGGTTGCTCTGGATCGGGCGGAAAAATTGCCCTAACTCTGCAAGCTGATACCGGAGGCAACAGTGCCGGCCGGTTGCGGGCGGAGGCCTGATTGTTCCGAAATCTCGATTTCAGTTCCTGGCAGAGCGTTCTGTTCACCGTGGTCGGCCTGGCGCTGTTCACGCTCATCAGCATGGGCATCAGGCTCATCATGATGTTCACCATCCAGCAGCGGCGTGAACGCATGAACCGCCAGATCAACGAGCGGCTGCGCACGCTGATCGCTGCCTACAAGGTGTTGGGCGGATCCTTTACGGGCGACCTGACGGTCGATCCGCGCCATATGCGGGACCTGCGCCGGCAGGAGCCGCTTGCCATCGATCCGCCGGATGTCGACGATGAGGACCCGGAAGAGGTCCGGACCGTCAGCGTCGTTGTTCCGGGAGCGGAGCAGGGTTCGGACCGCAGCCGGCGCATTCGCGATGCGGTGGAAGCGGCCCTCTCCGACATCATTCTGCTGGGCACCGAAGAGCAGGTGCGGCTGGCCGAGAGGGCAGCCCGCGAACTGGTCGCCGGCCATCCCGTGCATACGCACGAGCTTGTCGTCTCGCTGCGCGATTTCATCCGCGAAGCCCTCGATATCGGACCTATACCCGCCGACCTTTCCCTTCCCATGCAGGGCCCGACCCGCCCCTCGGGCGCTGGCGGGCGCGGCAAGGGCGAAGGTGGACAAGGCCAGCGTTCCGGTGGTGGTGGAGGTGGCGGCATGGGTGGCGGAATGGGGGGTGGCGGAATGGGCGGCGGCGGGATGGGAATGGGCGGTGGCATGGGCAGCCTCGATGACACGCCCGGCTCCGGTCACCGCTCCTGAAAGTCTGCCGCTGCCAACCGATAGCTCCCGCGATCAGCCCGCGTCGTTCAGTTCCCCGCGCGCTTTTGCGGCAGAGACCTGCCGGATGGCGTCGGCGAGCGTGTCTGCTTCCTGAGCGCCCACGATCGCATAGCGCCTCTCCAGCAGGAAGCACGGCACGCCGGTAACGCCCATCTGCGCCGCGGTGGCGATCTCCTTGCGAACTTCTTCCAGTCCGGTATCCGTCGGCAACAGGGCTTCGACCACGGACGCATCCATGCCGGCTTCGCGCGACGCTTCGACCAGAACAGCGCGGTCGCCTATATTCGCACCCTTCTCGAAATAGAGGCTGAACAGTAGCGCGACCAGCCTGCCCTGGACGGCGGTCCCGCTGGCTCCGGCCCAGCGGATCAGGCGATGCGCATCCAGCGTGTTGGGCGCGACGGTGATGGCGTCGAAATCGAAGGCGATGCCTTCGGCCCGGCCAAGCGGCTCGATACGGCCGTGGATCTCGCGGATTTTATCCTCGCTGCCGAATTTGCCCAGCATGTAGGCCTTGCGATCAAGACCTTCGGCCGGAACCGTGGGATCAAGCTGGTAAGGCCGCCAGTTGACCTGCACCTCGACGCCTGCCGCCGCGACGGCCTTCTGCAGTCGCTTCATGCCGATGAAACACCATGGACATACGACGTCCGAAACGACATCGATGGTCAGGGGGGCGGTGGAGGTCATGGCCTGCTCCTTTTCGCGGGCTGTCAGTTCGGTTTAACCCACCATGTCGGCAGCTGGAAACCAAACAGCGGTTCCTTGCCGGGATGAGCGAGCTTATTCCAGTAGGCGATCCATTGCTGCGGATTGTGCTGCATCGGCACCATGTAGTTGCCGGAGATCAGCAGCCGGTCGAGCACACGGACGGCGGCGACGAAGTCGTCCTTCTCGCGCGCATTCAGCATCGCGGTGATGGCGGCATCGACAGCCGGATCGGACACGCCGGCCAGATTGAACGAACCCTCGATATCGGCTGCCTCCGAGCCCCAGCGCCCGATCTGCTCGATGCCGGGCGACAGCGAATTGTTGAAACCGCTGGAACCGATCAGCACCTCGAAATCGAAACGCTGCTTGCGCGACTGGATCTGGTCGCCGTCGAGCGCGCGGATGGTCACGGCAATGCCGAGCTTGCCCAGCGTGCGCTGGTAAAGGGCCGCCAGCCGCTCCTCATCCTGCGAGGCGGTGAGGATTTCGAAGCCGAAGGGCTGGCTGTCCGGATCGAGCATGACGCCATTCTCGATCCTGAAGCCGGCGCTTTTGAGAAGGTCGAGAGCAGCCTTGAGGGCCGCGCGGTCCTGTCCTGATCCGTCATTTGCCGGAGGCCGCCATGTGCCGTCCATGACATCGGCCGGAACGCGACCGGGGAAGGGAGCAAGCAATGCCTT
Proteins encoded:
- the glmS gene encoding glutamine--fructose-6-phosphate transaminase (isomerizing), which gives rise to MCGIVAIVGKTPVAPLIVDALKRLEYRGYDSAGVATIEHGALARRRAEGKLVNLENRLKNEPLDGTIGIGHTRWATHGVPNETNAHPHFSGDVAVVHNGIIENFAELRDELAADGYKFTSQTDTEVVAHLVARELKRGAAPVDAAHAAVKRLQGAFALAIMFRNDEDLVVGARNGPPLAVGHGDGEMFLGSDAIALAPFTNSITYLEDGDWAVVRHGGVSIFDIDGQPVERRRQQSMGAAYLVDKGNHRHFMEKEIHEQPEVISHTLAHYLDFANGTARDLDLPFDFNAIDRLAISACGTAYLAGLVGKYWFERYARLPVDIDIASEFRYREMPLSARDAALFISQSGETADTLASLRYCRKAGMSIGAVVNVRESTIARESDVVLPTLAGPEIGVASTKAFTCQLSVLASLAVRAAADRGKVSAEEEKALVRALSETPRYTNQVLQKVEHQIEKLARELSHYKHVLYLGRDTNFPLAMEGALKLKEISYIHAEGYAAGELKHGPIALIDEKMPVVVIAPHDRIFEKTVSNMQEVAARGGRIILITDAKGAANATVETMETIVLPDVPEIISPIVYAVPIQLLAYYTAVFMGTDVDQPRNLAKSVTVE
- a CDS encoding succinate dehydrogenase assembly factor 2, with the protein product MTGTTRTSEGLDTRRRKLLFRSWHRGMREMDLILGSFADAEIERMSEDELDQFERLLEINDTELLPWITGQTQIPTGIDLPLLERVLEWRGRVASLTV
- the recG gene encoding ATP-dependent DNA helicase RecG, with the translated sequence MRPSLLDPLFAPITSLAGVGPKVAALIERVLPVDPGDREARAADLLFVLPNSVIDRRSRPGIANAAPGAIVTLDLTVDGHQPPPRGNRSVPYRVYAHDDTSDITLTFFHAHAAYLEKQLPEGAQVIVSGRMEWFNGRPSMVHPDHIALAEDAAGLPLVEPVYPLTAGLSGKVLRRAIGQALERVPAMPEWQDAPFLRRQSFPGFHAALERIHNPDSPIDAAPDSSAWRRLAYDEFLAGQVSLALVRARVRKLSGRPLTGDGRLVQALRAALPYALTGAQEAALAEIHADLAEPERMLRLLQGDVGSGKTVVALLAMARAVEAGGQAALMAPTEILARQHFATIAPLAERVGLQVAVLTGREKGRERREVLEGLADGGINMVIGTHALFQESVSFNNLVLAVVDEQHRFGVHQRLAMTAKGDAPDMLVMTATPIPRTLVLTAFGDMDVSRLTEKPAGRQPIRTVTLPLERLSELVGRIRDAVAEGQKVYWICPLVEESEEVKLMSAEDRFASLQPVFGDRVGLVHGRMKGAEKDEAMRAFKDGETRVLIATTVIEVGVDVPDATIIVIEHAERFGLAQLHQLRGRVGRGSKPSSCVLLYKDPLGETAKRRLSVMRETEDGFLIAEEDLKLRGEGELLGTRQSGTPGFRIARIDTHADLLEAARDDARLILATDPELQTPRGEALRLLLYVFGKDEAVRLLRAG
- the mfd gene encoding transcription-repair coupling factor, which translates into the protein MSLIPKIGLPKGSIGSFVIDGVADGYEAFALAQVAREIAPDRPLVFVARDGQRLPAIVEALAFADPGLPVLELPAWDCLPYDRVSPGSDAAARRLDALSAMAALGKNPHRAVILTTANALLQRVPPAELIEAQTFSAKPGNQVDMDKLARRLEMSGFERVATVREVGEFAVRGGILDLFAPGAEEALRLDFFGDTLESIRAFDVASQRTTGQRNALTLQAMSEVALTPETISRFRRAYIEAFGAPSRDDALYAAVSEGRRFAGMEHWLPFFYEQLDTVFDYLPDAPVVFDHLAHEALSERHVLILDHYESRKQQSEGALKDAVPYKPVAPQLLYLSPDEVKAATGARTAIEFTPFTAPEAGDRKVFHAGARAGRSFAEERADPNANVFTEAVKHVADERAAGRRVVIAGWTEGSLDRLGQILAEHHLGNLKRVATLAETEKLEKGQAALAVLQLETGFETDGMVVVAEQDILGDRLVRRSKKRKRAADFISEAASLSAGDIVVHADHGIGRFIGLKTIQAVGAPHDCLEIHYAGDDRLFLPVENIELLSRYGSDSAEAPLDKLGGGAWQARKARLKKRLLDMAGDLIRIAAERQMRAAPTMIPAEGIYGEFAARFPYEETDDQQSAIDAVTEDLSAGRPMDRLICGDVGFGKTEVALRAAFIAAMEGFQVAVVVPTTLLSRQHYKTFSQRFAGLPVRVRQASRLVGTKELAETKKGLEDGTVDIVVGTHALLGSSIKFRNLGLLIVDEEQHFGVKHKERLKELKSDVHVLTLSATPIPRTLQLALTGVRELSLIATPPVDRMAVRTFISPFDPLVIRETLLRERYRGGQSFYVVPRISDLSEIEEFLKAEVPELKVAVAHGQMPPGRLDDIMNAFYEGQYDVLLSTTIVESGLDIPTANTMVVHRADMFGLAQLYQLRGRVGRSKVRAYALFTLPAKRKLTDTADRRLKVLQSLDSLGAGFQLASHDLDIRGAGNLLGEEQSGHIKEVGFELYQQMLEEAVAEVKDSGSVAADTGWSPQIAVGTAVMIPESYVPDLQLRLALYRRLGDLETPEEIDAFGAELIDRFGALPDEVKHLLKIVFIKALCRKANVEKLDAGPKGVVIQFRNKQFSNPAGLVQFIGEQGILAKIRPDQSVVFIRDWPNADKRLAGSAVLMTQLAKLAAA
- a CDS encoding DUF502 domain-containing protein, with the protein product MSDIIRTSAMTRLRNYFLTGFIVCAPLAITAYLTWSFVGWVDSWVKPYIPTRYSPDTYLPFAVPGFGLIVALVLITLIGFLAANIVGRAIVNFGERLLGRMPLVRGIYRSLKQIFETVLSNHGDMFKHVGMVEYPRKDVWSLVFLSGEKETEINEKLDVEGDPLIGVFMPCTPNPTTGFLMYVRKSEIVMLDMTIEEGARLIVSAGLVAPKVKRKRGPEAEAVSIANPKLEEVQPARSKRTASSLPNT
- a CDS encoding DsbA family oxidoreductase → MTSTAPLTIDVVSDVVCPWCFIGMKRLQKAVAAAGVEVQVNWRPYQLDPTVPAEGLDRKAYMLGKFGSEDKIREIHGRIEPLGRAEGIAFDFDAITVAPNTLDAHRLIRWAGASGTAVQGRLVALLFSLYFEKGANIGDRAVLVEASREAGMDASVVEALLPTDTGLEEVRKEIATAAQMGVTGVPCFLLERRYAIVGAQEADTLADAIRQVSAAKARGELNDAG